The DNA sequence GATTTCTCTAAATACATATCAATACTCATGGAATCTTCCTAATCTCCTCTTCTAAATCTTCGATCTCAGCCGTCAGTTTCTGACGCTGGGTATAAACCACTCCTTGCTCCTCGATGACCTGTCTTTTCCGAGCCTGCACCTTCTCCTTAGCGGTTTCTAGTAAATCATCGGCTCTGCCACGCTCTTGAAAGACCAGATGATAGCTTCTTTCGATTTCACCGGAAAATCGGTAAGCATAGACTAAACCTTCCAAAACACCGCCCAGCTTAGCTAAGACATCACCGGCTATCTGCTCCTGTTCATCTAATCGGCGGCTTTGGGCTATCAGGTCAGCTTCTTCATCATACAAGCCCAGTTCCTTTTGCCAAAGCTTATCCTGTTCGGCCTCCTTGGCTGCTATCTCTTTCCGCTTTTCCCAACGTTTAGATTCGGCTTCTGCCTCCTTTTTGATTTTGGCCCGGCGCCGTTCCAGCTCTTCCAAGTCTTCCTTGCTCGGAGGAGTCGGCCAAGTATTGAGCCCAAGATTTTGGCGCTCACGCTCTAAAGTCCGGTTTAAATTCTTTCGCCATTCGCTGGCATCTTCAAGCTGATACTTTTTAGCAGCCTGATCTGATGGCGCTTTCTTTTTAGAAGGCGACGATTGGGACACCACTTGCTCAGACCGAGAAAGTTTCGGCTTCTGCTTTGGAACTGACGATTGATCCAGAGAGACTGGCTGAGGAGTCTGAGCTGGAACGGGCACTGATGGGAAAGGCACTGTCGGAGCTTCCGAAGCTGTCGAGAAGCCAGCAGGAGTCACAGGTTGAACGGGCTGAGAACCCACTGGGGCAGGTGCTGGCTGGGCAGACGTTGCAGTGGAACATGTCGGCGGCATAGGATGAAAACCAGCAGGATTGGCAGGATGAACAGACTGCTGGACAAAACCTGTTATCTGAGCTCCTGTCGCTGAAAACTGATTAGGCGATACGTACGGAGTGTTTGGGGACAGCGGAGCATTCTTAAACGTCCGATAGGTTCCATTAACACTGGGGCTTGAGCATCTCAATAATTTTCTAAAAAACTGAAGCATCACGGCTCACCTTACAGCTTTGTGGCACGGATAGCCTGAGCCTGATTGGCGTCAACAGATTCAAATTCACTGGCAACACTGTGAATATTTGTGGAAGCATGACTCAGCAAATCAAAAACTTTTTGTCGAGCTGATTGAGCTAGCTTCAGCGCCTCATGCGCTTTAGCATTGCCAGCCACAGTGGTGGAATCATCCTTAGCCACTTCACCAATGCCAGCTAGAGTGCTGCCTGTCGCTGAAAATTGACTGGCATGCGATTGAGCAATGGATAATTGACTTTTGATTTCCATAAAATTCTCCAATCTACCTTAATTTTACCTTGTATTTTATCGGAATAGAACCCAGTCGTCAAGGTATTCAATTGCGTTTGAGATTAAAATCCTGTAAAAAATAAAAAGCTGACTCTCATCTGAGGATCAGCCACCTTCTTTATTTAAAATTGTCAACCAAAAGTTGTCCCCCTTCAACTAGTCCTGATCTTCAGCTTTTAACCAGTCATAAATCTCTTGAGGTGTTCCCAAAGCCATCAGTTCTTGATATTTGACTAGGGCTACCAAATTTTGATAAATCTGACTATCTGAAATCTCTTTTTTGCTGGCAGTCTTATTGACCGTCATGATGCCATTATCAACGGATACAAAATCCAGCTCTTCAAAAATCTGAATCATCTTAATCAGAAGCAAATTAGGAATATTGAGATAAGCAGCTAAGTCCTTCAACTTGTGGCGAACATCGAATTCTGGGAATTGGTAGATTGTCTTGTAGAGTTTAGCAAACTGCTCTCTGGTTCCGTAGCCTGTTAGATAATAGGCTTGTTTAATCTGATTTTTAAAGTAGATTGTCTGAAACTCTTGTCCTTTAAAGGCTTCCTTGAGCTGACTCGGGTTATCAGGAATTTCTAATAAAATCACAGCTGGGCTCTGAACTTTATTAGTCCCTTCTTCTACTTGCTGGAGGCTGGGGACGCCTGCAGGCAACTGGGCAGATTTAGATCTGATATCAATCAGCTGGACTCCCTGAATCCGAGCGTCTACCAGCATGAGCTGGAGACTGGTGTTGCCGTTCCATTTATTGACCGAGAGGGTCACTGCCAGCTCGAGGTTTTTGGCTTGGGCAAATTCCTGAGCTAAATGCCCTTGCGAGAAGGCTACCAAATCGAACTCTGTCCCTGCTTGGCCTACTCTAAGTTTGAGATGAGCCCCACTTTGTCCCATAATTCGACTTTGGAGGACCTTAAAGTCCTTGAGGAGAAAGACTGGCTTCTTATTATCCATGCCAAAAGGAGCTAGTTTTTCCAAACTTCTGATTGTCTCTAAAGATAATTCGGACAGCTGGAGTTCCTCGTCAATGATTAAGCTATTCTTGCCAGCCTTATCTAACTCTTTTTCAAAGATGTAATTACAAAGAACATCCGAAAGCTGAGCTACATTTTCAACAGGCAAGGTCATTCCAGCTGCTCCGGCATGACCGCCGAAGGCCTCGAAAATCTCTCGATGAGGGTTGAGAGCATCAAAAATATTGATGGCTTCAACCGAGCGGGCTGAGCCCTTAGCTTGACCATCCTCAATCGTTAAGAGGATGACTGGCTGACTAATGGCTTCCAGAATCCGGCCGGCAACAATTCCCAAAACACCCGGATGCCAGCCTTCCTTGGCAAGAATCTGAGCTGGCTTATTAGGGTCAACCATAGCAAGCGCTTGGTCATAGATGTCCTGAACTATTTGCTTACGTTCCTCATTTTTTCCCTGAATCATGAGGGCAATTTCGTGAGCTTCTTGGTCATCAAAGCCCGTCAGCAGTTCAACGGCTGGATTGGGATCATCCAGACGTCCCAAGGCATTGAGCATGGGAGCAATTTTGAACCCTACCGTTTCCTCATTAAGGTCGCTGGGGTCAATATCAGCCACCTGCATAAGCTCCTGCAGGCCAATTCGCTCTGTCTGGGCCAGCATCTGCAGGCCGAATTTTACTAAAATCCGATTTTCCCCTGTCAGACTGACCATATCAGCAATAGTCCCAATAGCTACCAAATCTAACAGCTCATTTGGGATGCTCTCCAAGAGAGCTGTAGCTAATTTGAAAGCCACGCCACAGCCCGCTAGGTACTTAAAGGGATAATCGCCCGCTGGATGTTCAGGGTGCACAATAGCATAGGCATCCGGCAGACTATCTGACATAGAATGGTGGTCAGTGACGATAACATCAATCCCTTGCTTTTGGGCATAAGCAATGGCCTCGTGGCCAGCTACCCCATTATCAACCGTCACGATGAGAGAAATCCCTTGCTGCTCAATAAAGTACTTATAGACACTCAGGTTGGGACCATAGCCATCGGTAAAACGATTAGGCAGGTAAACCTGATTCTCAGCGCCCAGTATTTCCAGAGCCTCCTTCATAATGGAGCTAGAAGTCATACCATCAGCATCGTAGTCTCCATAAATAAGAATTCGCTCACCAGACTCGATCGCTCTACGAATCCGATCCACAGCCTTATCCATATCATGGAGCAGATAAGGATCGTGGAGCTGAGATAAGTCAGCTGATAGGAAATCATGAAGCTTGTCTTCATCATCAATTCCTCGTTCATAGAGAATCTGAGCTGCCAATTCATCTAAATCTTCTTTTTTCGCCAGCTCTAAAAAGGGCTCACTCGGAGCCTGGTCAATTTGTTTCCAATCAAACTTTGAAGAAATCATTTATAGTTAAAAGCCTTTCTTGAAAGAAAATCTGCCGTCTTAGGAAAGAGAGCATAGAATTTGGCCGCCAATACCATGGCGAAGGGCATATTGAGCTCCCGTTTATTCTTTTCCATACTGGCAACAATTTTCTTGGCTACCTGCTCAGGGGTTAAACTAAACCGACCAACCGCCTTGAGATAATTTCCTGATGGATCCGCTCGGTCAAAGAATTTGGTCGAGATGGGACCAGGATTGACCGTGGTCACGTAGACATGGCTGTCAGCCAATTCCAGACGCAGAGCATTGGAATAACCAATAAGGGCAAACTTCGTTGCCGCATAAATAGAGAATTTTGCGGTTGCCATTTTACCAGCCATACTAGCAATATTGATGATATGCCCTGAGCCAGTCTGTGCCATCTTTTCCCCAACTAGGCGAGAAAAATTGATGGCAGCCAGCGTATTAACATCGAAGGTCTCTCGGATAGTTCCAGCATCAAATTGATCAAAATTCTTGAATTCACCAAAACCAGCATTATTAATAAAAACATCAATCTTGGTAAAGTCAGCATAGAGCCTGTCAACCAGCTTAGCCACTGCCTGATCATCTCGGCTATTGAGGCTGTATGCTTGAAAATTAACTCTATCAGCATAAAGCCTGTCCATTTTTTCCTTGTTGCGTCCAATAGCCACTACCATATCTTCTTGCGGCAAGAGTTTAATGATAGCTTCTGCTAAACCACCGGAAGCCCCTGTAATGGCAATCACTCGCTGTCGTTTTTGTGTCAAATCTCTACCTCTTCTAAATCCCAGACCACCTTACTATTTTCAAAAATAGTTCTGGCATCAGCCTCCAACTTACGGACATCACGGGCCAAGAAACGGGCGCTGATATGATTCATTAAGAGTCGTTTAGCACTAGCCTCCTTAGCCACCTGCGCTGCCTGCATATTAGTGGAATGGCCATGATTGCGTGCCAGACGCTCATCTCCCTTTCCATAGGTTGATTCGTGGACTAGTATATCAGCACCTAAAGCCAGTCTGACACTGGCATGGCATTTTCTAGTATCCCCAAGGATAGCCAGAACCTTGCCCTTGCGAGGAGCAGAGATATAGTCCTTGGCAATAATTTTTGTACCGTCTTCTAGTACTACATCTTGACCATTCTTAACTCGACCAAAGAGGGGGCCAAAAGGAACGCCGGCAGCCCTTAATTTATCAGCATCCAAAGTGCCTTTCAATTCCTTCTGCACAACCCGATAGCCCACACAAAAAATGGTATGGTCCAGCTTTTCAGCATAGACCGTAAATTTGTCGGTCTCTAAAATTTTTCCCAAAGACTGAGCATCAAATTCATTAAAATGAATCCGATAAGGCAGGCGGGTTCCAGAAAGTTTGAGGGTATTGAGTACCATACTGCGAATACCAACTGGGCCATAGATTTCTAAATCGGTTTGCTCCTCACTGGCTTGGAAAGACCGGCTAGCTAAAAAGCCGGGTAAACCTAAAACATGATCGCCGTGTAGGTGAGTGATAAAGACTTTTCTGACCTTGCGGGGTTTAATAGTCGTATCCAAAATCTGCCGCTGGGTCCCTTCCCCGCAGTCAAACATCCAAACTTGGTCAATCTCATTGAGAAGTTTTAAAACTAAACTGGAGACGTTCCTTGCCTTAGCTGGCTGGCCCGCTCCCGTTCCTAAAAATTGTAATTCCATACTTAACTCTCTTGCTAGTTCCGACACTTGAGAACTAGTCTCTCTTTCTTACTATTCTTTCATATAAATGGCAAACTCTCTCTGGCTAAAGCCATAATAAACAGAGCTATGAGTCCTCTCTTTCAGCTGGCTTGCTAGATGAACAACTTCATCCATATTATAGCCAGAAATCTTGAGGATTCCCCCCTTCAAGCGGGAAACATCCGTCAATAACGATATATTGTCTAAGGTAACAGCTTCTTTTTCTTCCTCATCAAATTCCAGTAGCCGCATTTTGATTTTGCCAGCCTCCTGATAAACCTTATAGTGGGGGAAGATTTGAGCCAACTCCATCAAGAGTTGATCGCTAATAACTTCCGTCTTTTCCGAAAAAACTTGAGCCACTTGGTCAGCGGACTCATAAACAAAGCCAAAGGATTTTCCTGACAAATTGAGCCGGATAAAGGGATGACTTTCTTCTACAAAGGAGGGCTCTTTAGTCATCCAGCCCAAGGCTTTGGAGAGCTCCCAGTAGTAGTCAGTTGCTCTCTGAGGACTCTCTTTCTGGTAGAGCTCAGCGAAATAAGCATTGACAACACTCGGGGGAGGACTAACTAGAAGTAAGGCCTCCTCGCTACTTAAATTCGCTAAAACAGTTTGTAGATAAACTTTATCTAAATTAGTATAACCGCCGTATTTGAGGGCTAGTTCTATCACATCAGCCATAAAATTCTTCCAATCGCCATTTATTTGTTTCAGCAATAAAGCCTGATATTTCTTGACTTTCTTCAGTAAACTGATAAGGGTCAAGCAGGGCATACTTGCTTAATTGGTAGAGCTTGTAAAGCTTATCTGGACTGACCCTGACTGAAAAAGGCAGAAAAATCTGCTCAATTTCATCTAAAATCTGCTGCCGGAGGGTCTGTCGGCTTCCCTGATCCCTTAATGAAATGCAGATATTAGGAAAGACAGTTGCCACCAAGTCCTTAGTCTGGTCCATCTTATTATAGATGGCTAATCGAGGAATATCCAACATATTCAAGTCCTTTAGAATGGCTAAAACGACCTGCTCCTGCTCAGTATGATTAGGGTCGCTAGCATCAATAACGTGGAGAAGCAAATCCACATGACGGCTCTCTTCCAGAGTTGACTTGAAAGCTGCTACCAGTTCTGTTGGCAAATCTTGGATAAAACCAACCGTATCAGTCAACGTCACTTGAAACTGATCTTTGAGATAAATTTGCTTGGTCGTGGCATCCAAGGTAGCAAAGAGCTCATCAGCTTCATATTGATTATTATCCGTCAAACAGTTCATGAGAGTGGATTTTCCGGCATTAGTATAACCAATCAAACCGATTTTAAAAACGGTGGGCTCTAGGCGTTTCTCTCGCGCGACTGACCGCGTCTTTTCAACCGCCTTGAGCTGTTTTTCAATATCAGCAATTTGATGGCGAATAGAACGGCGGTTGAGTTCCAACTGACTTTCACCAGGACCTCGGCTGCCAATGCCACCTGCCTGCCTACTGAGCATAACGCCTTGTCCAGCTAAGCGAGGCAGCATATATTTAAGCTGGGCGAGATGAACTTGGAGCTTTCCCTCATGACTGCGGGCTCTCATGGCAAAGATATCCAAAATCAGTTGCATGCGGTCGATAACCTTAATACCAAAGGCTTGCTCCAGATTGGAATTTTGTCTTGGAGTTAAGCGATTATTGACAATAACCGTATCGATCTCATCCGCCTCAATCATAGCAGCAATCTCTTGCAGTTTTCCAGAACCAATTAAGAATTGGCTATCATACTTTTCTCGCTTTTGCCGATAACTTGTGACGACCTGAGCACCTGCTGCTTCAGCCAAACTAGCTAATTCTAACATGGACATTGCAAAGTTTTGACTACTTGGCAGTTCAACGCCCAGCAAAATCACCTGTTCAGCGCTTTCAGCCGTCTCAAACATTAGCATCCCCCTTTTAAATAACAAGTTAAACAAGCTATCATGGTAAAACTGGCAAATCCTTACCAGCTCTCCTTGTTCATTAGGACTTTCATTATATCACAAATGGGTGTAAAATTTATGACCTTTGGTCCAAAATTTTCCATTAAAAAATGACTGGAAATTCCAGTCATTTTACCCTTATTAGAAGCGGATAATTTCCCGTGTCCTTTCATAAGATGATACGAAACGATCGGTTACACCAGGTTCAACAATTTCCAAGGCGTAAGAAATCTCTTCAAAGGAGGACTTATAATCATACTCTTTCTCAAAGAGTTTAAGAGCAATTTCAAAGCTATCCTGAACAGCTGGCTCAAAGCTACGGTAGCGGTTTGAGTACTGCAAAAGCTGTTCGGTTAAAGTGGCATTTTGAACCACTCGGTAGGTTGTTTCAATCAGAAGATCCATAGAAGAACCCGCTGATTCCGTTAATCGCGCTACCAAATTGATATTGATACGTCCCTTACTCAATTCATCCAACAACGTTTCCAGATGCTCACTGGTTGTGAAGAAAATGCTGAGGAAATCTTGCGGAATACCAGGCAGGTTGCGCTTTTCCATAAAGCGTTTGATAACGTGCAATTGATTGACATAGTCATCAGCCTTAATCCGTGACTCATTTTCAATACGTTCAATACCCCTGAGCTCACCACTGAGTTCAATTTGACCTTCTTCAACAGTGGACAAGGTTTTAAGAGCATCATCGAAAATTCCTTTGAGTTCCGAGAAAGGTTTCTCTTGAGTATCAAAGTTTTCAATTGCTGGAATAGTATCTTCTTCAATTTTTTCCAGCTCCTTAGCAAACTTGCTAACACTGAGAGTCTCATTATCTTCAATAATGTAAAGTGTATTGAGATGGTCCATCTCTTTT is a window from the Streptococcus criceti HS-6 genome containing:
- the rnz gene encoding ribonuclease Z, giving the protein MELQFLGTGAGQPAKARNVSSLVLKLLNEIDQVWMFDCGEGTQRQILDTTIKPRKVRKVFITHLHGDHVLGLPGFLASRSFQASEEQTDLEIYGPVGIRSMVLNTLKLSGTRLPYRIHFNEFDAQSLGKILETDKFTVYAEKLDHTIFCVGYRVVQKELKGTLDADKLRAAGVPFGPLFGRVKNGQDVVLEDGTKIIAKDYISAPRKGKVLAILGDTRKCHASVRLALGADILVHESTYGKGDERLARNHGHSTNMQAAQVAKEASAKRLLMNHISARFLARDVRKLEADARTIFENSKVVWDLEEVEI
- the recJ gene encoding single-stranded-DNA-specific exonuclease RecJ, with amino-acid sequence MISSKFDWKQIDQAPSEPFLELAKKEDLDELAAQILYERGIDDEDKLHDFLSADLSQLHDPYLLHDMDKAVDRIRRAIESGERILIYGDYDADGMTSSSIMKEALEILGAENQVYLPNRFTDGYGPNLSVYKYFIEQQGISLIVTVDNGVAGHEAIAYAQKQGIDVIVTDHHSMSDSLPDAYAIVHPEHPAGDYPFKYLAGCGVAFKLATALLESIPNELLDLVAIGTIADMVSLTGENRILVKFGLQMLAQTERIGLQELMQVADIDPSDLNEETVGFKIAPMLNALGRLDDPNPAVELLTGFDDQEAHEIALMIQGKNEERKQIVQDIYDQALAMVDPNKPAQILAKEGWHPGVLGIVAGRILEAISQPVILLTIEDGQAKGSARSVEAINIFDALNPHREIFEAFGGHAGAAGMTLPVENVAQLSDVLCNYIFEKELDKAGKNSLIIDEELQLSELSLETIRSLEKLAPFGMDNKKPVFLLKDFKVLQSRIMGQSGAHLKLRVGQAGTEFDLVAFSQGHLAQEFAQAKNLELAVTLSVNKWNGNTSLQLMLVDARIQGVQLIDIRSKSAQLPAGVPSLQQVEEGTNKVQSPAVILLEIPDNPSQLKEAFKGQEFQTIYFKNQIKQAYYLTGYGTREQFAKLYKTIYQFPEFDVRHKLKDLAAYLNIPNLLLIKMIQIFEELDFVSVDNGIMTVNKTASKKEISDSQIYQNLVALVKYQELMALGTPQEIYDWLKAEDQD
- a CDS encoding TIGR04197 family type VII secretion effector, which produces MEIKSQLSIAQSHASQFSATGSTLAGIGEVAKDDSTTVAGNAKAHEALKLAQSARQKVFDLLSHASTNIHSVASEFESVDANQAQAIRATKL
- the hflX gene encoding GTPase HflX; this encodes MFETAESAEQVILLGVELPSSQNFAMSMLELASLAEAAGAQVVTSYRQKREKYDSQFLIGSGKLQEIAAMIEADEIDTVIVNNRLTPRQNSNLEQAFGIKVIDRMQLILDIFAMRARSHEGKLQVHLAQLKYMLPRLAGQGVMLSRQAGGIGSRGPGESQLELNRRSIRHQIADIEKQLKAVEKTRSVAREKRLEPTVFKIGLIGYTNAGKSTLMNCLTDNNQYEADELFATLDATTKQIYLKDQFQVTLTDTVGFIQDLPTELVAAFKSTLEESRHVDLLLHVIDASDPNHTEQEQVVLAILKDLNMLDIPRLAIYNKMDQTKDLVATVFPNICISLRDQGSRQTLRQQILDEIEQIFLPFSVRVSPDKLYKLYQLSKYALLDPYQFTEESQEISGFIAETNKWRLEEFYG
- a CDS encoding SDR family NAD(P)-dependent oxidoreductase, which produces MTQKRQRVIAITGASGGLAEAIIKLLPQEDMVVAIGRNKEKMDRLYADRVNFQAYSLNSRDDQAVAKLVDRLYADFTKIDVFINNAGFGEFKNFDQFDAGTIRETFDVNTLAAINFSRLVGEKMAQTGSGHIINIASMAGKMATAKFSIYAATKFALIGYSNALRLELADSHVYVTTVNPGPISTKFFDRADPSGNYLKAVGRFSLTPEQVAKKIVASMEKNKRELNMPFAMVLAAKFYALFPKTADFLSRKAFNYK